GCCACACCGCCCCAACGATCCCCCCAGACCACTAGAGCCTCACTGCCACATTGATCTACCGCAAACCTCCACAGACACATCGTCACAGGCCCTGGAAATCTCATGTTGAAGATGTGCGCCGCCACAGATCTTAGAAGCACTCAACTCCCACCGTACCTGCCTAGCCGACCAAAACCGGACTCCACTGTCGCCTATTCCACTCAAAACCTTGAACGTCACCCCACCTATGAGACTACTCAGGCGATAGTTTTAAGTCCCCGCCCGGCAGCCACCTAAGACCGGCATGGCCAAAACCAGCGTTGATCTCAAGTGCCGCCGGACGAGAAGGAAGTCGCAAACCTAGACGCAGAGTCTGAGTTTTTTGGAGGAGGCTAGGGTTTTCTTTGATATTTGACGTTGTCAACATATTAGAAAATGAGGCAGTTGAGAATAAAATGGTTGAAATAAAAGGCGGGAAAATTAACAATGACTTCGCCAAATGAGAGTTGGTTCAGTTGGCAAAGGCGGACTTGAGGTGTAAACCCACACAAGTTTGATCCCCGCTACCAACAATCTCTCATTTGGTGGGCAATCTAAAAAATGTCCTGCATAATTCCATACCAATGGGCTGGGCTGAGACATTGGCCAGTTTCGTAAGTCTTGTTGGATTGAGGTCGTAAGTTTGCCCTGTCCCTGATAGTGTAGGGAAGCTTCCCTCttacctaaattttttttaataaaaaaaataataataataacaatatatGACTTCTACCATATGCAATTTGTCAAGGCGGATtgcttcatttttcttctttttctcacacACCGTTAGATTCATACGGTTAGAATTGAAATTCCAGCAGACCTGAACCCCATTTTGGCTAGTTGCATGGAAATAGGGGTATTCCTGAAAGAAGACAGTTCATTCAACTGTTATCTGGTTCTTGTATAAATTCAAACTGATTGTCTTGTTGCACTTTGAAAATGTGAATTGTAGATTGCTGCATTTAGATGCAAGTGACAAGCCGTGAACGAACAGCAGAGCACACCAAGTCATTATCATCTCGAGCTGTAATTGCACTAACTATTATTGTATAATCTATATTGGTTGGCTTGTATTATCTTAATCCTCCCTTAGTAGATTAAAGTCCACAACGCAATCATACTAGTGCCAATGCCATAATTTGAtgatattaataaaattataaagATTTGAAACGCTGCTACAGAAGCTAATAAGGATGATAAATCATTTTAAATTAGCGTTTGTTTACCCAATTCTAAATGCTTTTGGGACAAGGATGATCATTATGCtagctattttttattttatttttaggttGAAGTGTACTACAATCTATCTTTCACGCGCGAGTACCTTGCAAGTATAAATAATTGAGAGATTCTATGATGAGGCGCACACAGATCCAATGTGGACAAACAACTGCAATTGCTCCCTCTGTAATTAATATTGAGTTAAAAAATAAAGTGTCTAGtagtttcattttcttcttttcctgaaAGTGGAGCGTAAGTTGTTTGTTGAGAGATGCTTATACGGAAATTAAGTGTTTTGAAGAAGCAACAAAcccacaaaaaaataaatataaaatatttgaCGAAGTGcctaaaaaaacaaacaaaacaaattgaCTTCTTCatgcttataaaaaaaaattgacatctTCATCCTGCCCTTTTCTTCTGAACTCATCATTCCCCATACCCATTACAAATTTCACCATTCTAGTAattagtagaaaagaatacttcaattcaaggttaattcgataatctattcatcccacaatggggatatatatatacaaatacaaaggagtagtctaactctaataggaaacaatctttccataattacaggatattctaattaaataaaatcctaattacatacagatttacaacgattctacactccccctcaagttggtgcatagatgtcaatcatgcccaacttgtcaaccgagctgtcaaataccttcctggacactcctttagtaagaacatcagctaattgctcctctgagtttacaaatggaaagcgaataacctttctgtcaagattttctttaataaaatgacggtcaacctccacatgctttgttctatcatgctgaactggattatgtgcaatctcaatggcagctgtattatcacaatgcaaatccataggctttttaagcttgtaacccaggtccttcaagacattacgaatccacaatatttcacatactccatgtgccatacctcggaactcagcttctacacttgatctggcaacgactttttgctttttgctacgccaagtgacaaggttccctccaacaaaagtgaagtacccagatgtagaacgtctgtccgttttatcaccagcccaatctgcatctgtgtacccaacaacttccaattcatcttttttctgaaacagtaaccctttacctggcgccctcttcaagtacctcaaaatacgaaaaactgcatccatatgctcttcactaggacaatgcataaattgactaacaacactcacagcataagcaatatcaggtctagtatgtgaaagataaatcaaccttcctccaagacgttgatacctccctttatctgttggcacttgatcaggatagatagcaagtccgtgattcatctcaatgggtgtctcgatgggtcggcagtccagcatccccgtttcagcaagtaaatcaagaacatatttcctctgtgaaagtgaaatccccttcttagaccttgcaacttcaatacccaaaaaatactttagttgtcccagatccttcatttcaaactcctttgacaaatacttttgcaattcatttatctccTTCAGATCAtctcctgtaacaatcatgtcatcaacatacacaataagagctgtaatcttaccattcttgcgcttgatgaacaaggtatggtcagaattgctctgtctatatccaaaggctttcatggactttgaaaatcttccaaaccaagctcttggagactgttttaggccatacaaagacttcttcaatttacacaccttgccaacatcacttgggtaattcttaacacctgggggcatatccatgtacacttcttcctccaaattcccattaagaaacgcattcttcacatcaaactggtgcaagggccaatctttgtttgctgcaagtgagattagaatccggacagtattaatctttgccacaggtgcaaaagtctcctcataatcaatcccatagcgttgtgtatagcctttggcaaccaacctcgctttgtatctattaatagttccatctgcattaagcttcacatgTTGCATTTttctgaagagcttccaattcttcattcatcgccttggtCCATTTTGGAttcgtcaatgcatcctgcacgttactaggaatagatacagtagataattgatcaacaacaagtgcatgtgacccagaaatcctatggttagacataaaattagctatagggtatttagctttggctttgatatctggttcatattgtttcttaggaattcccttggtaaccctttgtgatttcctaggttcgacactttctaacccagaagactcattaaagtttaggggtacctgaggtggatcattctgactgggatcttcagttggtgaggcagaagggggaatatcttgtgtgtgagcttcagatacgtcttgattttgtttcaaattATCTAGAAAGGTTGTCTCTTCTGTCTCAGAATTCACaacgctctgttcggcagtttcaGCAGTTGCAttctctgtttcggaattcacaacactctgttcggcagtcgcattccttgtttcggaattcacaacactccgtttggcagtcgcattttctgtttcggaatttacaacactctgttcggcagtcacattttctgtttcggaatttacaacactctgttcggcagttgcattcctctgttcggcagtcgcattttctgtttcggaatttctaccttcaaatcgttCCTCCAAATCTTCCAAGTCGTCAAAGACATCagaatcaataatagaacaaggATTCCCTTcataacctctctccccctgaagggaagactgagaagttcCTCCTGAGAAATATGGCTCTGATTCACGGAATGAGACATCAAGAGATatatgtatagtgccagtaagaggatcataacatcgataacccttctggaagtcagcataaccaacaaatatacacttacgggcacggggatcaagcttgctacgttgaggcttgggaatatgaacataagttgtgcacccaaacacccggggctccaaattaggcatagaagggatggtcaaaagtgtatgaagcttctgatgaggattctgaaactcaatcacccgggaaggagtacggttgataagatatgctgctgatttcactgcttcgccccaataggaccgaggtacattcatgccaaacagggaagcacgaacaacttccatcaactgcctgttcttccgttctgctaaaccattctgttgaggagtataagaattggaggtttgatgacgaattccatgtgaccggcaaaactcaatcatagggccattcacaaactctccaccattgtcagactgaaacactctgatggattgttgatactgagttgccaccattttgtgaaattcggtaaacattccaaatacatcactcttattcttcagtaatgacacccatgtcatgcgagtgcaatcatcaataaatgttacaaaataccgagctccagaaagagaaggaattttcgcaggaccccagacatcggagtgaatcttcataaaaggaacaggacttttattaagacttggtgaatatgaaatacggttactcttggccagttcacagatgtcacagtggaaatccaaatcactaacaagtgaaaacaattgaggttgcagcttcttaagataacgaaaggatagatgacctaaacggcgatgccataaccatacagcttccttcgcattctctaccccattgatctgattagcttgtcccaaaagatgcttctgtttctttccagtctctgtcagatccagatagtataatttcccccttctaacaccataaccaagaatccgtcgagtcagaatgtcctgaaacacacagaaagacggatagaaggtcacaatacatgcaagagctaaaataacttgaccaacagacaggagattataagctagtgatggaacaactaagacagattcaagggttaaggtatcagataaagcaatagaaccttctccggtgaccggagttggagtaccatcagcagtagagacaatattttgagaagaacgtctaaggtttttcacaagactagggtcattggtcatatgatcagatgcacctgtatcaattatccatgtattattcaaagtagccttacccttcatacctgactgcgctacattagcggaggcattgtcgagatgctcttcctctgtagtagcaatagcgGCCTTACccggattctttcgcggtttcctggtgaagtcccaccaatcagggtagccaatcacttcatagcaccgctccttggtatgacctacttccccacagacaacacattttttgtttgcgtatgggtttggtttgtcatgaggacggcgtggagaaggacctgagaagcctggaggaggacctggtcggcgttgaacggccattgaggaatttggggttttttttttttcaggtttggtttttctagggtttcaaaaattcagggatggcttgattttaatggtggtggtacgtagcggtttgtggtgtgctttgggattcaggattcaggattcaaaggatgcaggcaagttcaaaggattgaacctgctctgataccaagtagaaaacaatacttcaattcaaggttaattcgataatctattcatcccacaatggggatatatatatacaaatacaaaggagtagtctaactctaataggaaacaatctttccataattacaggatattctaattaaataaaatcctaattacatacagatttacagcgattctacacagTATAGGAGAGAGCATGATTAAATTTCTAGCATCGGTTGATTTGGTAAAATATGTATTGTAGATTTGTAGTCACTCATCAAAGAGATCGACTAAAGAAGCCAATTTTGGTGTTGTCTAAATCAACACGTCTAGTTTAGATGTCTTTCCTTCCTAGCCCAATAGGAAAAGAGTTGAATTTGCAAATGGAATCACATGCAGTGAGGTCCACAGTTTTCCAGGAAGAAACAACAGGAACTGTAAATTAGGACAGGGAAAAAAAGGCCGACAAGTGAAAATATACTGTAAATTTATTATCTTCTAAGATGATTGGTACACCAATAATGATCATCATCCGTAGCTTTGTCTCCGCCATTTGAATATGCAGTAGTACTTTGTACACGATCACATGCCTCCCATCCCATTGATCAGAGAAGCTCTTCTGCAGTGAAGCCCATAAGCCCATAAAACTTCCATAATGGCATTTGCTCATGCAAAGAGGATTGCCTGAATacaaacaagaattaaaatgcaaaagaaaacaagagacaCCGATTGAAGAGCCTAACAAACTCCAGGAGATAATGATATTTCTTTTTCTGCTTGCTGGTCCCTAAAACTCAGCATGCATGACAGTAAATTTACTATAAGTCTATAATGCACTATAGCAGATCCCCTCGGAATCAGAATTGGAATTCCTCATGAGTTTTACTATACTTGAGAGGGATCTGGAGCATTCTTCATACTTTGTTCAGGATTGCTACTTTCAAATCATTCATGTAAAAACATTAGATGTCTAAAATCATTTAAACATATAGTTATCATCATGATTATTTCTGTTAAATGACCGAATAGTTATCAATATAATTGATATCTTGTGACTGAGAATAAGTCTCAACTCTCAAGTACAGATCTACAAATCAATGTTGCGAAAATATTGTCTAGTGTCATCAGAATGCAAACTCTTCGAGTATGAGTTAAGACTGGTCCTTGATTAGAAAGTAAAGTTGTATGTCATAGCACTATGTTTGGAATGATGATGCATGATGAATTCAATTGAAGCTTTAACAATTTGAAGTTCAGCTTACACTAGAATTGAATATTTATGTAGGATATACACAGCTGGACCTTAATTCTTTACTTCAAAATCTTATCCTCACTTTGCTTCTGTTATTGCGATGTAAAAACTAAATTCATTAGTTACTCCAATTACTTATCATCCAATTGATAAGACGAACATGATCTCCCCGTCAAAATCTTACTTCACATTAAAACCCTTCTCCTCATGAAGTGTGGGCGGCCGGAGCAGCGTAAGGTACGTTACCTACATTCGAAGTCGGGTACAGAGGCTTGTAGAAAAAGTCTTGGGTAGGGGCTGCCACGTGGTGGGGCCGTGCGGCCCtccaatcaaaattctcaaatttttctctcttttccgaAACTGTCCCTGATTTTTGATatgaaatacccaaaatacccCCCTGCTTGGGGTATGATTAGCCCGCCCCACTGCCACGTGGTGCGGGTGCCGTACCTAAGACCTTCTCGAGGCTTGTAACACATGTATAAGGTGACAAGACCCCACATGTCACGTGGAGAGTGGGGTCAGTAGCCACGTATAAGAGACAAACAAAGGCTGCTTGCAGAATCTCCTCTAATCCCCTCTCCACCAATCATCTCCTCCCTCCCACGTGGGCATTGCAACGATGACATCACAGGATACTACTACTACACCCTGCACTTTCTTTATTTATTCATCTCTTCCATGTCCCCTTTCCTTATTTTAACCTATAATCAATCCAGTGCTCATGTACAGTCGGCTTGCATACTAAACTTTAATTTCTTGCTCCTATTTGTTATGATCTAGTCCTCCTCTCCCTCCTCCTCATCTCAATTTCTCTAAATCTACCTAATTTGTTCACAGTTTGAACCAAGTCTGTGCTAGAACTAGACAGGTAGAGCTAGCTACTTGTATAGATATATATCTTCTGCACAACATGGGCGATTCTTCATCTGCGTCATACATCCACATGGTAAGCTAGCTACTACTGTGTAAGATGCAGTGACTTTAATTCCCTTAATCGATGATGATCATGTTCAGGGATGAAGTCAAGCTTGTAAGAGACTTGCTCCGTCCCTGATCGATCATAGGATCCATCGAACCCCTGACTTATTCTGGACTCTTTTAGCCTTTGATAAGTCTTGTTGGTTAATTAGCTATTGCTTCAAAGTTTTATTGTACTTCTTTGATTCAATATGTGAtcgttgttttttctttttacgaGTTTTGATTGgatgataatgatgatgaaAACGATGATATCCATGGTTTGATTAGGTGCACCACTTGATCGAGGAGTGCATCATCTTCAACATGAGCAGAGAAGAGTGCATGGAAGCCCTCTCCAAGCATGCTAATATAAAACCCATTATTACCTCCACAGGTACTTCATCAACTTGACATGTATATATAGGTGTTTTTATCTTTAATCCTTCTCTATCTTCTAACACAAACATGTTTAATTGCATTGGATTGATTGGGCGGTTCAGTTTGGAAGGAGCTGGAGAAGGAGAACAAGGAGTTCTTTGAGGCCTACACAAACAGCAGAGAGGCTGTGAGAGAATCCAAAATGGAGAGAAAGCA
Above is a genomic segment from Rosa chinensis cultivar Old Blush chromosome 3, RchiOBHm-V2, whole genome shotgun sequence containing:
- the LOC112193446 gene encoding uncharacterized protein LOC112193446, coding for MGDSSSASYIHMVHHLIEECIIFNMSREECMEALSKHANIKPIITSTVWKELEKENKEFFEAYTNSREAVRESKMERKQRIQKMLSGHLSQTDTDDSSCTNTTESDD